From the genome of bacterium:
TGCCGGCGGCGACCTTGGCGGCATTGGTGCCTACCGACCCGCAGCCGATCACCACGACGTGCGCGGGGGCCACCCCGGGTACCCCGCCCAGCAGGATGCCCATGCCCCCCTGATGCTTTTCCAGGCACCACGCCCCGACCTGCGTGGCCATCTTGCCGGCGACTTCGCTCATGGGCATCAGCAGCGGCAGCCGCCCATCGGGGGTCTGGAGGGTCTCATAGGCGATGCCGGTGAGTCCGGCCCGCAGCAGCGCCGCCGTCAGCTCAGCCGACGACGCCAGGTGCAGGTAGGTGAACAGCACGTGGCCAGGCTTCAACAGCTCATACTCCTGCGGCAGCGGCTCCTTCACCTTCAGGATCATCTGCGCCCGCGCGAACACGTCTGCTGCCTTCGGGGCTATCTCCGCGCCGGCCAGGCGGTACTCGTCATCACTGATGCCGCTCCCCAGCCCCGCCCCGCTCTGCACCAACACGCTCTGCCCGTCCTGCACCAGCGTGTGCACACCTGCGGGCGTTGCCGCCACGCGGTTCTCGCCATTCTTGATCTCGGTCGGGATGCCAACAACCATGCGAGACTCACTTCCGTCCTGGTCTATGTTCAGGTGTCCCCTCCCCCTACCCCGCGCCCGTCTGCTCATCCGCTCGGCTTCGCCGTCACCAGCTTGAGCGCCTGCGGCACAACCTCCACGTTCACGGGGGTGACCCCGCGAGGGTCGCCCTCCACCTGCCAGGGCACCGGGGGCACGGCCTCAATGCTCATGTGCCCCACCCGCAGCACACTCGCCGTGGGATGGCCGGCGGCGCTTTCGCCGGTGACGAACAGCCGTGCCGCGAGATCAATCAGGTCCAGGTATCCCTGCCGATGGATCACCACGACATCCAGCAGACCGTCATCTTCCCGCGGGTCGGGCACGGGCCGTATGCGCCAGGTGTACTCGTTCGTGTTGGTGATCAGCACCCCCCACATCGGCCCTTCGACGGTCTGGTCGTCTAGCTGCAGCCGGTAGACATGGGGGTCTTCCATGAGCACACTGCGCAGGAACTCACCCAGGAAGGCGACCTTGCCGACGCGCTGCTTCCACCATGGGTCCAGGTGCAAGGCGACCGCGGCATCCAGGCCGGCCCCGGCAGTGGCCGCAAAGTAGCGGCCCCCCATCAGCCCCAGGTCCACCCGCTTGACGCATTCCCCGGCGGCCACGCGGCAGGCGCCCCGCAGATCCGTCTCGGCCAACCCGACCGACCGGGCGATCAC
Proteins encoded in this window:
- the ald gene encoding alanine dehydrogenase; translated protein: MVVGIPTEIKNGENRVAATPAGVHTLVQDGQSVLVQSGAGLGSGISDDEYRLAGAEIAPKAADVFARAQMILKVKEPLPQEYELLKPGHVLFTYLHLASSAELTAALLRAGLTGIAYETLQTPDGRLPLLMPMSEVAGKMATQVGAWCLEKHQGGMGILLGGVPGVAPAHVVVIGCGSVGTNAAKVAAGMGARVTVMDINHDRLKYLDDVLPGQVSTGYSTPYSIIEAASTADLLVGAVLIPGALAPKLVSEDAVKAMRPNSVIVDVAIDQGGCVETIHATSHSEPIYVQHDVLHYAVPNIPAAVPRTSTFALTNATLPYVRRLAALGVDEALAQDPSLVSAVNVRGGEITHPAVREAFAGMALV
- a CDS encoding diacylglycerol kinase family lipid kinase translates to MPDHVVVIANPAARLVGDVVPVEELGGCLREAQLEFEVHVTAQAGDGERLAREAVSAGARRVVAAGGDGTINEVLQGLAGTETELAIVPLGTGNVIARSVGLAETDLRGACRVAAGECVKRVDLGLMGGRYFAATAGAGLDAAVALHLDPWWKQRVGKVAFLGEFLRSVLMEDPHVYRLQLDDQTVEGPMWGVLITNTNEYTWRIRPVPDPREDDGLLDVVVIHRQGYLDLIDLAARLFVTGESAAGHPTASVLRVGHMSIEAVPPVPWQVEGDPRGVTPVNVEVVPQALKLVTAKPSG